A genomic window from Silene latifolia isolate original U9 population chromosome Y, ASM4854445v1, whole genome shotgun sequence includes:
- the LOC141632688 gene encoding uncharacterized protein LOC141632688, which translates to MRIHAIQKGDAIEDLTLEPDLYDDIRRKQALNSKIHSISFKRYTIITFALAIVGFALEQFDCRWLPLIVAGYPWLSLVASTPSTTWLYKSFIVGDRSAGLLMGPQRRQRAKKNKNNDDGETGNKRKRRCKERGQTVLDLVSRAVKEKKTIELE; encoded by the exons ATGAGGATACATGCgatacaaaaaggggatgctaTAGAGGATTTGACATTGGAgccggatctttatgatgatattcgcaggaagcagGCTCTTAATTCTAAGATTCA TTCTATCTCATTCAAACGCTACACAATCATCACTTTTGCCCTAGCTATCGTTGGTTTTGCCCTAGAACAGTTTGATTGTCGCTGGTTACCCTTGATTGTCGCTGGTTACCCTTGGTTGTCGCTGGTCGCTTCTACTCCGTCCACCACCTGGTTGTACAAGTCCTTCATCGTTGGCGATCGTTCTGCTG GTTTATTAATGGGTCCACAAAGGCGTCAACGAGctaagaagaataaaaataacgATGATGGTGAGACAGGCAACAAGAGGAAGAGAAGGTGTAAGGAGAGAGGTCAAACAGTGTTGGACTTAGTGTCAAGAGCTGTGAAAGAGAAAAAAACAATTGAATTGGAGTAG
- the LOC141632689 gene encoding uncharacterized protein LOC141632689, giving the protein MNNNNGSTSCRTFCNGSIHPSNANQDKLDELRTLLGKADGAFTVIEDRYEWCLQKAGSLWRKWKCTLVREWLYDETGAIKRTPPELYDHITPDEWRVFVTSHTTAAFKEISAKNKMNASMKKTRFYGSRAGYRGITIKVKKDFAAKGHILEKVDRHLTWLKGQTPNNGNLTEYDKEVTLKIKELEKEVEAGTFVPKGREDILAKALGKPEHGGRVRGVPDGICITEYFGKAPKRPTTEVERLKQTINTLQTQVSDMQKMMVHFWQSGEKPSQEVLECFIKGMSMSTQGSNAGASTDGSHGISIQESEEQSGQETHSEQPPQEKIPLREEPPSGQQGWRDCELSLPGNPNKMVASGLMYMESKSEFISVHGTSLLDGYKKVQVKKVHSGSENAKLPVPVREDLVVLIDAKDSYVLVR; this is encoded by the exons atgaataataataatggtagTACTAGTTGTAGGACATTTTGTAATGGATCTATCCATCCTTCAAATGCCAATCAAGATAAGCTGGATGAGCTCAGAACCTTACTCGGAAAGGCTGAT GGCGCTTTCACCGTCATCGAAGACCGTTATGAATGGTGTCTTCAGAAGGCCGGGAGTTTATGGAGAAAGTGGAAATGCACCTTAGTCCGTGAGTGGCTATACGACGAGACGGGAGCAATAAAGAGGACACCACCAGAATTGTATGACCATATAACACCAGATGAATGGCGTGTGTTTGTGACATCCCACACTACTGCTGCATTTAAG GAAATAAGTGCAAAAAACAAGATGAATGCTTCTATGAAGAAGACAAGGTTCTATGGCTCTCGAGCAGGTTACCGTGGGATTACAATTAAAGTC aaGAAAGACTTTGCCGCTAAAGGACACATATTGGAGAAAGTTGACCGACACTTAACTTGGCTAAAGGGTCAGACGCCTAATAATGGAAATTTGACCGAATATGATAAGGAAGTCACTTTGAAAATT AAAGAACTAGAAAAGGAGGTGGAGGCAGGTACATTTGTACCTAAAGGACGAGAAGATATACTTGCTAAAGCACTCGGCAAACCTGAACATGGTGGCCGTGTACGAGGAGTTCCTGATGGCATATGCATAACCGAGTATTTTGGAAAGGCTCCCAAAAGACCGACGACAGAAGTAGAGCGTCTCAAACAGACG ATAAACACTTTGCAAACACAAGTGTCAGATATGCAAAAGATGATGGTGCATTTTTGGCAAAGTGGTGAGAAGCCAAGTCAAGAAGTATTAGAATGTTTCATAAAGGGAATGTCTATGAGTACTCAAGGATCGAATGCTGGTGCATCTACGGATGGTTCTCATGGTATCTCAATACAAGAGAGCGAGGAGCAATCCGGTCAAGAGACACACTCTGAACAGCCACCCCAAGAAAAAATACCGCTGCGTGAAGAGCCTCCTAGTGGGCAACAG GGTTGGAGAGACTGTGAATTATCATTACCCGGAAATCCAAATAAGATGGTGGCATCAGGCTTGATGTACATGGAAAGTAAATCGGAATTCATAAGTGTTCATGGCACTTCACTACTAGATGGTTATAAGAAAGTACAAGTTAAGAAAGTCCATTCTGGATCGGAAAATGCTAAGTTGCCTGTGCCAGTTAGAGAAGACTTGGTAGTATTGATTGACGCGAAGGACTCATATGTCCTAGTAAGGTAA